In Exiguobacterium sibiricum 7-3, a genomic segment contains:
- the gnd gene encoding decarboxylating NADP(+)-dependent phosphogluconate dehydrogenase, producing MLHSIGVIGLGVMGRNIALNMASHEEDVAVYNYTRDLTDDLMAHNEGLPVHPYYEMADFVQSLARPRKIFVMVTAGSAIDSVIESLIPHLEAGDIIMDGGNSHFHDTERRFDQLQQHGIEYIGVGVSGGEVGARTGPAIMPGGTKEAYEQVAPILTKIAAKVNGEPCCVYIGPKGAGHFVKMVHNGIEYADMQLIAEAYSFLRVRLGLDVEEIADVFASWNEGELKSYLIEITADILRKKDDETGLPLIDVILDQAGQKGTGKWTSMQSIDNGIASSIITEALFARYLSAVKEERVAAASVLGGPEARETLDKDVWIERIRQALYMGKIAAYAQGFTQYRTSSELYDWNLRLEEIALIFRGGCIIRAEFLNVISEAFAKDESLANLMLAPYFADKVQDYQTALRQVVAESSLSGLAAPCLSTSLTYYDSYRTANSNANILQAQRDYFGAHTYARTDREGTFHTDWQ from the coding sequence ATGCTACATTCAATCGGAGTCATCGGGCTCGGCGTCATGGGGCGCAACATTGCCTTGAACATGGCAAGCCATGAGGAAGACGTCGCCGTCTACAATTACACACGTGATTTGACGGATGACTTAATGGCACATAACGAAGGATTGCCGGTGCATCCTTATTACGAGATGGCTGATTTTGTTCAATCCCTTGCCCGTCCACGGAAAATTTTCGTCATGGTCACGGCGGGAAGCGCAATTGATTCAGTCATCGAGTCGCTGATTCCACACCTTGAAGCAGGCGATATCATCATGGACGGCGGAAATTCGCATTTCCATGATACGGAACGCCGCTTTGATCAGTTGCAACAACACGGAATCGAATACATCGGTGTCGGCGTCTCCGGCGGTGAAGTCGGTGCGCGGACCGGCCCTGCCATCATGCCGGGCGGAACAAAAGAAGCGTACGAGCAAGTCGCACCGATTTTGACGAAGATTGCCGCCAAAGTGAACGGTGAGCCGTGCTGCGTCTACATCGGACCAAAAGGTGCCGGTCATTTCGTCAAGATGGTCCATAACGGGATCGAATACGCCGACATGCAGCTGATCGCGGAAGCGTACAGTTTCCTCCGGGTCCGTCTTGGACTCGACGTTGAAGAAATCGCGGATGTCTTCGCGTCTTGGAATGAAGGCGAGCTGAAAAGTTATCTGATCGAGATTACAGCCGATATTCTCCGGAAAAAAGATGACGAGACAGGACTTCCGTTGATCGATGTCATCTTGGATCAAGCCGGTCAAAAAGGGACAGGAAAATGGACGAGTATGCAATCGATTGATAACGGGATCGCTTCGTCCATCATCACGGAAGCCCTCTTCGCCCGCTATCTCTCGGCTGTCAAAGAAGAACGTGTCGCTGCTGCTTCCGTCCTCGGTGGACCGGAAGCCCGTGAGACACTCGATAAAGACGTCTGGATCGAACGGATCCGCCAAGCGCTCTACATGGGTAAAATCGCTGCATACGCGCAAGGATTCACACAGTACCGGACGTCATCCGAGCTGTATGACTGGAACTTACGTCTTGAAGAAATCGCATTGATTTTCCGCGGCGGCTGTATCATCCGGGCCGAGTTCCTCAATGTCATCAGTGAGGCCTTTGCGAAAGACGAGTCGCTTGCGAACTTAATGCTTGCACCGTACTTCGCGGACAAAGTGCAAGATTATCAAACGGCACTGCGTCAGGTGGTCGCTGAAAGTTCATTATCCGGACTCGCTGCTCCGTGTCTCAGCACATCGCTGACTTATTACGACAGCTACCGGACGGCTAACTCCAATGCGAACATCCTGCAAGCCCAACGTGATTATTTCGGAGCCCATACGTATGCCCGGACCGATCGCGAAGGGACGTTCCATACGGACTGGCAGTAA
- a CDS encoding ECF transporter S component, giving the protein MQKAAPYSSTRTRQLVITSMSIALVLVATMFINIKLPIAANGGLIHMGTAMLFLIAILFGPRTALIAGAVGMGLFDILMGYTIWAPGTIIARGLQGLIVGYIAWSGGRKGTNVAFNLIGMIASVPVMLLVYFVHEGIAFSSWAAPVGSIPGNITQNVVGILVAIPVGIALKKTRFFRQRG; this is encoded by the coding sequence ATGCAAAAAGCAGCACCGTATTCAAGCACTCGTACCCGGCAACTCGTCATCACTTCAATGTCGATTGCACTTGTTCTTGTCGCAACAATGTTCATCAATATCAAGTTGCCAATCGCAGCGAATGGTGGACTGATCCACATGGGAACAGCGATGTTATTCCTGATTGCGATTCTTTTCGGACCACGTACAGCACTTATTGCCGGCGCTGTCGGAATGGGATTATTTGATATTCTGATGGGCTATACGATTTGGGCACCTGGTACCATTATCGCTCGCGGACTTCAAGGATTGATCGTTGGTTACATCGCTTGGTCCGGTGGTCGAAAAGGAACGAATGTCGCATTCAATTTGATCGGGATGATCGCTTCCGTACCGGTCATGTTGCTTGTCTACTTTGTTCATGAAGGAATTGCCTTCAGCAGTTGGGCGGCTCCAGTTGGTTCAATCCCGGGAAACATCACACAAAACGTTGTTGGTATTCTCGTCGCGATTCCAGTCGGGATTGCCCTAAAGAAAACACGTTTCTTCCGTCAACGCGGCTGA
- the ahpC gene encoding alkyl hydroperoxide reductase subunit C, whose amino-acid sequence MSLIGSEVKPFSASAFHNGEFVDLTDANLRGKWSVVCFYPADFTFVCPTELEDLQNQYATLKALDVEVYSVSTDTHFTHKAWHETSETIGKIEYVMIGDPSHVISRNFEVLNEQDGLADRGTFIIDPDGVIQTVEINAGGIGRDASTLVNKIKAAQYVRNNPGEVCPAKWEEGSATLTPSLDLVGKI is encoded by the coding sequence ATGTCTTTAATCGGAAGTGAAGTAAAACCATTTAGTGCATCAGCATTCCACAACGGAGAGTTCGTCGATCTTACAGATGCCAACCTTCGTGGAAAATGGAGTGTCGTTTGTTTCTACCCAGCAGACTTTACATTCGTTTGCCCGACTGAGCTCGAAGATCTTCAAAACCAATACGCAACACTCAAAGCGCTTGACGTTGAAGTGTACTCGGTTTCAACAGACACGCACTTTACACATAAAGCATGGCACGAAACTTCAGAAACAATCGGTAAAATCGAGTACGTCATGATTGGTGACCCGTCACACGTCATCTCACGTAACTTCGAAGTATTAAACGAGCAAGACGGACTTGCAGACCGCGGAACGTTCATCATCGATCCGGACGGCGTCATCCAAACTGTTGAAATCAACGCAGGAGGAATCGGCCGTGACGCAAGCACACTCGTCAACAAAATCAAAGCAGCACAATATGTACGCAACAACCCAGGCGAAGTTTGCCCAGCGAAATGGGAAGAAGGTTCTGCAACACTTACACCGAGCCTTGACCTCGTCGGAAAAATTTAA
- a CDS encoding polysaccharide pyruvyl transferase family protein: MKRIIIRAGMTPFEQFDAEYLMKHNSIGGNVGNLIYQYSIFRTLMTEGTTITPDYYYYEEERADEINANFDLYVIPLADAFRKEFVPTLRKYTKLIKKLKIPVVVIGVGLRAPFEANLNDGFSFDEDVKAFVSAVLERSSMLGLRGEITSKYLTRLGFREGIDHKVIGCPSMYAFGRDLKIRETNITKDSMIGVNSSRLAPQNVLNFITRGMEEYPNHYFIPQWMKELRLTYTGTHPIADLSVTNYPVKMSDPTYMNDRVRFFLNAQTWIDFLKEADFSFGARLHGNITATLAGTPSILIPKDARMRELTDYHQLTHIWANDITDSTRLSDVIESADFQSPTRVQARNFDNFVDFLNTNDLEHIYKETNYPENVPFDREMAKAELLPVVKPITGISIEEAVSRFESYFPAEEQKIVAAQKRDKAKMAEKDKKIKSLQGKLNSQTKEMKHQQGTLNRKAVRMALKTADLFAKK; this comes from the coding sequence ATGAAACGTATTATTATCCGTGCGGGTATGACACCGTTTGAACAGTTCGACGCAGAATATTTGATGAAGCATAACTCAATCGGAGGGAACGTCGGAAACCTGATTTATCAATACAGTATTTTCCGCACCTTGATGACAGAGGGCACGACGATTACACCAGATTACTACTACTATGAAGAAGAGCGTGCAGATGAGATCAACGCGAACTTCGATTTATATGTCATCCCACTCGCTGACGCATTCCGTAAAGAATTCGTTCCGACACTTCGTAAATATACAAAATTGATTAAAAAATTAAAGATTCCGGTCGTCGTCATCGGCGTCGGTTTACGCGCACCGTTTGAGGCGAATTTAAACGACGGTTTCTCATTCGATGAAGATGTTAAAGCGTTTGTCAGCGCAGTCCTAGAGCGCTCAAGCATGCTTGGACTTCGCGGCGAAATCACATCAAAATACTTGACGCGTCTTGGTTTCCGCGAAGGAATCGATCACAAAGTCATCGGTTGCCCGTCGATGTATGCCTTTGGTCGTGACTTGAAAATTCGTGAAACGAACATCACAAAAGATTCGATGATCGGTGTCAACTCGTCACGTCTCGCACCACAAAACGTCCTTAACTTCATCACACGCGGAATGGAAGAGTACCCGAACCATTACTTCATCCCGCAATGGATGAAAGAGTTACGTTTGACGTACACAGGCACACATCCGATTGCTGACTTATCTGTCACGAACTATCCGGTCAAAATGTCGGATCCGACTTACATGAACGACCGTGTCCGCTTCTTCTTGAATGCACAGACATGGATCGACTTTTTAAAAGAAGCTGACTTCAGCTTCGGAGCACGTCTTCACGGTAACATTACGGCAACACTTGCCGGAACACCAAGTATCCTGATTCCGAAAGATGCACGGATGCGTGAATTAACGGATTATCACCAATTGACACACATCTGGGCAAATGACATCACAGACAGCACACGTTTGTCAGATGTAATTGAGTCGGCTGACTTCCAGAGTCCAACACGTGTTCAAGCACGTAACTTCGATAACTTCGTTGATTTCTTGAACACAAATGATTTAGAGCACATTTATAAAGAAACGAACTACCCTGAGAACGTTCCGTTTGACCGTGAAATGGCAAAAGCAGAGTTGCTCCCAGTCGTTAAACCAATCACAGGAATTAGTATCGAAGAAGCTGTTTCACGTTTTGAATCATACTTCCCAGCAGAAGAGCAAAAAATCGTGGCAGCTCAAAAACGCGATAAAGCAAAAATGGCTGAAAAAGATAAAAAAATCAAATCGCTTCAAGGCAAGTTGAACAGTCAAACAAAAGAAATGAAGCATCAACAAGGCACATTGAACCGGAAAGCGGTTCGGATGGCATTGAAGACAGCTGATTTGTTTGCGAAGAAATAA
- the ahpF gene encoding alkyl hydroperoxide reductase subunit F — translation MALAADIKAQLAQYLDLLEGDLVLAVSAGTDSVSLEMSELVEEIASMSPRISIEQAALPRTPSFSVNRVGEESGITFAGIPLGHEFTSLVLALLQVSGRAPKVDAALIEQIKGIKETYHFESYISLSCHNCPDVVQALNVMSVLNPNISHTMIDGGAFKQEVEAKEIMAVPTVFVNGEAFGNGRMSLEEILAKLGTGVDASDFADKDPYDVLVVGGGPAGASAAIYAARKGIRTGIVAERFGGQVMDTMSIENFISMKYTEGPKLVASLEEHVKEYGIDVMNLQRATRLEKKDLVELELENGAVLKTKSLILSTGARWRNIGVPGELEFKNKGVAYCPHCDGPLFEGKRVAVIGGGNSGVEAAIDLAGLVKHVTVLEFAPELKADAVLQDRLASLPNVTVVANAQTKEITGTDKVNGITYVERETGAEHHVELEGVFVQIGLVPNTDWLGETIERNKFGEILVDRHGATNIPGVFAAGDCTDSAYKQIIISMGSGATAALGAFDYMIRN, via the coding sequence ATGGCTTTAGCAGCAGATATTAAAGCACAACTCGCTCAATACCTCGATTTATTGGAAGGAGATCTTGTCCTCGCGGTCAGCGCCGGGACAGACTCCGTTTCTCTTGAGATGAGCGAGCTCGTCGAAGAAATCGCGAGCATGTCACCACGCATCAGCATCGAACAGGCGGCCTTGCCGCGGACACCAAGCTTCAGCGTCAACCGTGTCGGGGAAGAGAGCGGCATTACGTTTGCCGGGATTCCACTCGGTCACGAGTTCACGTCCCTCGTCTTGGCGTTACTCCAAGTCAGCGGTCGCGCGCCGAAAGTCGACGCCGCACTGATCGAACAGATCAAAGGCATCAAAGAGACGTATCATTTCGAATCGTACATCAGTCTCAGCTGCCACAACTGCCCGGATGTCGTTCAAGCCCTAAACGTCATGAGTGTCCTGAACCCGAACATCAGCCACACGATGATTGACGGCGGTGCCTTTAAACAAGAAGTCGAAGCAAAAGAAATCATGGCTGTCCCGACAGTCTTCGTCAACGGCGAAGCGTTCGGAAACGGTCGGATGTCCCTCGAGGAGATTCTCGCGAAACTCGGTACAGGTGTCGACGCTTCTGACTTCGCGGACAAAGACCCGTACGACGTTCTTGTCGTCGGTGGCGGTCCTGCCGGTGCCAGTGCTGCGATTTACGCGGCACGTAAAGGCATCCGGACGGGAATCGTCGCGGAACGGTTTGGTGGTCAAGTCATGGATACGATGAGTATCGAGAACTTCATCAGCATGAAGTATACGGAAGGTCCGAAACTCGTGGCGAGTCTTGAAGAACACGTCAAAGAGTACGGGATTGATGTCATGAACCTTCAACGGGCGACACGTCTTGAGAAAAAAGACCTCGTTGAACTGGAGCTTGAAAACGGTGCGGTCTTGAAAACAAAGAGTTTGATTCTCTCAACAGGAGCACGCTGGCGCAACATCGGTGTGCCGGGCGAACTTGAATTCAAGAACAAAGGGGTTGCGTACTGTCCTCACTGTGACGGTCCACTCTTCGAAGGAAAACGCGTTGCGGTCATCGGCGGCGGGAATTCCGGTGTTGAAGCCGCAATCGATCTTGCCGGTCTCGTCAAACATGTAACGGTGCTTGAATTTGCACCGGAACTGAAAGCGGATGCGGTCTTACAAGACCGTCTCGCGAGTCTTCCGAACGTCACGGTCGTTGCCAACGCCCAGACGAAGGAAATCACGGGTACGGATAAAGTGAACGGCATCACGTATGTCGAACGCGAAACAGGTGCTGAGCACCATGTCGAGCTCGAAGGCGTTTTCGTCCAGATCGGTCTTGTGCCAAACACAGACTGGCTCGGCGAAACAATCGAACGCAACAAGTTCGGTGAAATCCTTGTTGACCGTCATGGCGCAACGAACATCCCGGGTGTCTTTGCAGCCGGCGATTGTACGGACAGTGCTTACAAACAGATCATCATCTCGATGGGATCAGGTGCTACAGCAGCACTCGGTGCTTTCGATTATATGATTCGTAACTGA
- a CDS encoding ketopantoate reductase family protein translates to MKILVVGAGAVGGYFGGRLAEKGEDVTFLVRERRLRELKTSGLVINSLHGDIDLTPRLIEAGADETFDVIILSTKAYHLEQVLQDIEPFVSEHTYILPLLNGMSHLKQLVDRFGEQRVLGGLCFIESTLDAQGHILQTSPSHHLLFGPLPGTRTDRLEELKQHLTGTAAPINYSDTITRDMWNKYLFITTFSGVTSLFRSAIGPIRSREEGMTMIRRLATEAKEAMERQGAVFSDEIEQVQQQQIAQMAETMKSSLQRDMEKGSEVESAHLFGTLLSKDGPTQVLLPAIYANLEIYRLSRKDV, encoded by the coding sequence ATGAAGATTTTAGTGGTTGGTGCCGGTGCAGTTGGTGGATATTTTGGGGGACGCCTGGCAGAAAAAGGGGAAGACGTCACATTTTTAGTCCGGGAACGAAGATTGCGGGAGCTGAAAACATCCGGACTCGTAATTAACAGTCTGCATGGTGATATCGATCTTACGCCGCGCTTAATTGAAGCAGGGGCGGATGAAACGTTCGACGTCATCATCTTGTCGACGAAAGCCTATCACCTGGAACAGGTGTTGCAAGATATCGAACCTTTTGTTTCGGAACATACATATATCCTGCCGCTTTTAAATGGCATGTCACATCTGAAACAGTTAGTGGACCGGTTCGGAGAACAGCGTGTGCTGGGCGGACTCTGCTTTATTGAATCGACACTTGATGCACAAGGGCATATCCTTCAGACAAGTCCGTCACACCATCTGTTATTTGGTCCATTGCCGGGAACACGCACAGACCGCTTGGAAGAATTGAAACAGCATTTGACCGGAACAGCAGCTCCAATCAACTATTCAGATACAATCACCCGCGATATGTGGAATAAGTATCTATTCATCACGACGTTTTCCGGTGTGACATCGCTCTTCCGCTCAGCAATTGGTCCAATTCGTTCGCGGGAGGAAGGGATGACGATGATTCGCCGCCTGGCAACGGAAGCCAAAGAAGCAATGGAACGGCAAGGCGCCGTATTCAGTGATGAGATTGAGCAGGTACAACAGCAACAGATCGCACAAATGGCTGAAACGATGAAATCCTCCTTACAACGTGACATGGAGAAAGGAAGCGAAGTCGAGTCGGCCCATCTATTCGGAACACTTCTTTCGAAAGACGGGCCGACGCAGGTGTTGTTACCGGCAATTTATGCGAATCTCGAAATTTATCGTTTATCTAGAAAAGACGTTTAA
- a CDS encoding GntR family transcriptional regulator — protein MSDLLYPIKWLSKASAGDRVAHELRMRIISGKIESGTVLSENKLAADFSVSRSPVRDALKVLASERIIRLERMGAVVVGLSKQDIQEIYDVRLLIETFVFERIVKMDRKDLVRELSKVLEMMKIAIKYKDADEFSYQDVLFHETIIRSIDHGYVSMMWQNLKPVMESFILLSMRQRLDDDIEDFERILENHALYIEAIETGDRKRMIASLHQNFDDVQEVEDLWKSQQLMTKGVEPHD, from the coding sequence ATGTCTGATCTTTTATACCCGATTAAATGGTTATCAAAAGCATCCGCCGGTGATCGTGTCGCCCATGAACTGCGCATGCGGATCATTTCCGGCAAGATCGAGAGCGGTACCGTCCTATCTGAAAACAAATTAGCCGCTGATTTTTCCGTCAGCCGATCTCCTGTCCGGGATGCCCTGAAAGTATTGGCGTCAGAACGCATCATCCGGCTGGAACGGATGGGCGCCGTCGTCGTCGGACTATCCAAACAAGACATCCAGGAAATTTATGACGTCCGGCTGTTAATCGAAACATTCGTTTTTGAGCGGATCGTTAAGATGGATCGAAAGGACCTGGTTCGTGAACTGAGCAAGGTGCTCGAAATGATGAAAATTGCCATCAAGTATAAGGATGCGGATGAATTTTCTTATCAAGACGTCTTGTTCCATGAAACGATCATCCGATCGATTGATCACGGATATGTCAGCATGATGTGGCAGAATCTCAAACCAGTCATGGAAAGCTTCATCTTATTGTCGATGCGTCAGCGTCTGGACGATGATATCGAAGATTTCGAACGGATTCTCGAGAACCATGCACTCTATATCGAAGCCATCGAGACCGGCGATCGTAAACGGATGATCGCTTCCCTGCATCAGAACTTTGATGATGTACAGGAAGTTGAGGATTTATGGAAATCGCAACAACTGATGACGAAGGGAGTAGAACCACATGACTGA
- the gntK gene encoding gluconokinase has protein sequence MTEYMLGIDIGTTSTKAVLFTTKGEVIGQTNVGYPLHTPNRSTAEQDPEEIFHAVLESIRLMTKQHPTEQPKFVAFSSAMHSLIAMDEHDQPLTACITWADSRSEVWSNRIKEQYGYSIYHRTGTPVHPMSPLSKICWLVEEHPEIAARTKKYIGIKEFVFQRLFGQYVIDHSLASATGLFNIHELDWDAEALQVAGIDASKLSRPVSTTTSFTDLAPEYAKQIGLSASTPFLIGASDGVLSNLGVNAIRKGEIAITIGTSGAIRTIIDRPQTDEKGRIFCYALTENHWVIGGPVNNGGMVLRWIRDELASAEVETAKRLGIDPYAVLTKIAERVRPGSDGLLFHPYLSGERAPLWNPDVSGSFFGLTLSHKKEHMIRAALEGVIYNLYTVFLALIECMDGPVTRIQATGGFARSEVWRQMMADIFESEVVIPESFESSCLGACILGLYATGEVDSFEVAADMIGDTHRHVPNEEAMHEYRQLLPIFISLARVLETDYRRIATYQRGLIQKEI, from the coding sequence ATGACTGAATACATGTTAGGAATCGATATCGGAACGACAAGTACAAAAGCAGTGCTCTTTACGACAAAAGGGGAAGTCATCGGACAAACGAATGTCGGTTATCCGCTCCACACGCCGAATCGCTCGACGGCAGAACAGGATCCGGAAGAAATTTTTCATGCCGTGCTCGAAAGCATCCGGCTGATGACGAAACAACATCCGACGGAGCAACCAAAGTTCGTCGCCTTCAGCAGTGCGATGCACAGCTTGATTGCGATGGATGAACACGATCAACCGTTGACCGCCTGCATCACGTGGGCCGACAGCCGGAGCGAAGTCTGGTCGAACCGGATCAAGGAGCAGTACGGGTACTCGATTTATCACCGGACCGGAACTCCGGTTCACCCGATGTCGCCGCTCAGCAAGATTTGTTGGCTCGTCGAAGAGCATCCGGAGATTGCGGCACGGACGAAAAAATATATCGGGATCAAGGAATTTGTTTTCCAACGTCTGTTCGGACAATATGTCATCGACCATTCTCTCGCTTCAGCAACCGGCCTGTTCAACATCCACGAGCTCGACTGGGATGCGGAAGCGTTGCAGGTCGCAGGCATCGATGCGTCAAAACTGTCGCGTCCCGTTTCGACGACGACGTCCTTTACCGATTTGGCACCGGAATATGCCAAACAAATCGGATTAAGCGCTTCGACACCATTTTTAATCGGGGCAAGTGACGGCGTTCTGTCGAATCTCGGGGTTAACGCCATCCGGAAAGGAGAAATCGCGATTACGATCGGAACGAGCGGTGCCATCCGGACGATCATCGACCGTCCGCAAACCGATGAAAAAGGCCGGATCTTTTGTTACGCCTTAACCGAGAACCATTGGGTCATCGGTGGACCGGTCAATAACGGCGGCATGGTCTTACGCTGGATTCGCGACGAACTGGCCTCGGCGGAAGTCGAGACAGCGAAACGACTCGGGATTGATCCGTATGCCGTCTTGACGAAGATCGCCGAACGCGTCCGTCCGGGATCAGACGGTTTACTGTTCCATCCGTATCTGTCCGGCGAGCGGGCTCCGCTTTGGAATCCGGATGTCAGCGGTTCTTTCTTCGGATTGACGCTGTCGCACAAAAAAGAACATATGATTCGGGCAGCGCTGGAAGGTGTCATTTACAACTTGTACACTGTCTTCCTGGCATTAATCGAATGTATGGACGGTCCGGTCACACGGATTCAGGCAACCGGGGGGTTTGCCCGTTCTGAAGTGTGGCGTCAGATGATGGCGGATATCTTCGAATCAGAAGTCGTCATTCCGGAAAGTTTTGAAAGTTCATGTCTTGGAGCCTGTATTCTCGGATTGTATGCGACAGGGGAAGTCGATTCGTTCGAGGTGGCAGCAGATATGATCGGCGATACACATCGTCATGTACCGAATGAGGAAGCGATGCACGAATACCGTCAGTTACTGCCGATCTTCATCAGTTTGGCGCGCGTTCTCGAAACCGATTACCGACGCATCGCTACGTATCAACGGGGTTTGATTCAAAAAGAAATTTAA
- a CDS encoding GntP family permease has translation MPLVIVAIGIVLLLVLIMGLKLNTFVSLIIVSFVVALLLGMPLDQIVTTIEAGLGGTLGHLALIFGLGAMLGKLIADAGGAQRIAMTLVAKFGEKNIQWAVVVASFIIGIALFFEVGLVLLIPIVFAISRQLRVSILYLGIPMVAALSVTHGFLPPHPGPTVIAGEYGADLGQVLLYGFIVAVPTVIIAGPIFTKIAKRIVPESFKKTGNIASLGEQKEFNLDETPGFGISVFTAMLPVLLMSIATILTLLQKTLGWESNSVLSAVQFIGNASTAMLISLLVAIYTMGLARQIPIKTVMDSCTTAITQIGMMLLIIGGGGAFKQVLIDGGVGKFVAQMFEDTTLSPILLAWIIAAILRISLGSATVASLTTAGLVIPLLGQSDVNLALVVLATGAGSLIASHVNDAGFWMFKEYFGLTMKETFATWTLLETIISVFGLGFVLLLSLVV, from the coding sequence ATGCCATTAGTCATTGTTGCCATCGGGATTGTTCTGTTACTCGTTTTAATTATGGGGTTAAAATTAAACACGTTTGTTTCATTAATCATCGTCTCGTTTGTCGTCGCTTTACTGCTCGGAATGCCGCTTGATCAAATCGTTACGACGATTGAAGCCGGACTCGGCGGAACGCTTGGTCACCTCGCCTTGATCTTCGGACTCGGTGCCATGCTGGGAAAATTGATTGCCGACGCAGGTGGTGCGCAACGAATCGCGATGACGCTTGTCGCGAAGTTTGGGGAAAAGAACATCCAATGGGCTGTCGTTGTCGCTTCGTTTATCATCGGGATCGCGTTATTCTTTGAAGTCGGACTGGTTTTATTGATTCCAATCGTCTTCGCGATCTCACGTCAGTTGCGTGTCTCGATCCTGTATCTCGGGATTCCGATGGTCGCTGCTCTTTCCGTCACACACGGTTTTCTTCCGCCACACCCGGGCCCGACCGTCATCGCCGGGGAGTACGGGGCCGATCTCGGACAAGTTCTTCTATACGGCTTTATCGTTGCCGTGCCGACCGTCATCATCGCCGGTCCGATCTTCACGAAAATCGCGAAACGAATTGTTCCGGAATCATTTAAAAAAACCGGCAACATTGCTTCACTCGGGGAACAAAAAGAATTTAATCTAGACGAGACACCAGGATTCGGGATCAGTGTTTTCACAGCGATGCTGCCGGTTCTCCTGATGTCGATTGCAACGATTTTAACGTTATTGCAAAAAACGCTTGGTTGGGAAAGTAACTCTGTTTTATCTGCTGTTCAATTCATCGGAAATGCATCGACAGCGATGTTGATTTCCCTGCTCGTCGCCATTTACACAATGGGACTGGCACGTCAGATTCCGATCAAAACCGTCATGGATTCTTGTACGACAGCCATCACACAAATCGGGATGATGCTACTGATCATCGGCGGCGGCGGTGCCTTCAAGCAGGTCCTGATTGACGGCGGTGTTGGTAAATTCGTCGCTCAAATGTTTGAAGATACGACATTATCACCGATTTTACTGGCCTGGATCATTGCGGCCATCTTACGGATTTCACTCGGTTCGGCGACTGTCGCTTCACTGACGACAGCCGGCCTCGTCATTCCGCTGCTCGGTCAATCGGATGTCAATCTCGCACTTGTCGTCCTCGCAACAGGAGCCGGCAGCTTGATCGCTTCACACGTCAACGACGCCGGATTCTGGATGTTTAAAGAGTATTTCGGATTAACCATGAAAGAAACTTTCGCGACGTGGACCCTGCTTGAGACAATCATTTCCGTCTTCGGACTTGGATTCGTCCTTCTGCTCAGTCTCGTCGTCTAA